In Halosimplex halophilum, the genomic stretch GAACGGCTTGACGAATTCGGAGAAGAAATTACTGCCCGAAAGATCCGAGGCGAGTACATCGCCCGCTACGGGACCCAAAAGCTAACCCTCGCAGGAGACGACGAGACGTTTTACGAGCGCAAAATCCTTGAGAATATGGCCGATGACGACCGGTCTGGTCAGAATGAGGTTTCCGTTTCAGATGTTGACACCGATAGCCCGTCCCAAGAGCGTCTATTGGAAGCCAAGCAAATGTTACGGTCCCGACTTGAAGAGGGGGTCCCTGATCAGATCCCTCATGACGAGCCGTCAGTGTTTTACCGCGATCTATATGAGACGGTGAAATCGTTACCCTTACTTGAGTATTCGGTTGAATCACGGAGCGAGGCCGCACGGATCTTCCAGACGGTCAACGATCGAGGTAAAGATCTCACTGCACTTGAGATTACGAAGAGCTATCTTATGCATCGCGTATCCCTGCTTGAAGACGGAGCGAAAGCAGATGACCTCATCGGGAAGATACAACAGGAATTCAGTGAGATTTACGATAGTATCGAGAATATTAGTGGGCCAAGCGAAGACCAGATCCAGCGATACCACTTTATTATGTGGAATCCGGAGTGGACGACTGGCTGGGATAACCGGTACTATCAGAATCATCTAGATCACGTCAAGGAGCACTTCCGATCGGTATCGAGCGCGGAGGAGGTGATGGACTATGTCTATGAACTTGAGACGATGTTTGGTCGCCTAGATACTCTGATTAATTTCGAAACCAAGGTTGAAAGCAGTCGAGTAAAAGATCGGCTTGAAAGTCTATTTATCGCGGGCCGCTTGGGTAACTTTTACCCGCTATTGATGGTCGCATACGACCAATTTAAGAAAGATCAAGTGACTGAAGACCAGTTCTGTAGACTGTTACGGCGGATTGAGACGTTTATTGTAAGAACATACATCATCCAGCAGAAAAGTGCGGATACTGGTCGATCAAGGGCATATCCTCTCTCTAGAAGACTATATTATAGTTCTACAGAAGCAGTTCCTGAATCAATCGATCCGCTCGGCATTGAGGAGGTGATTGGCAAACTAGAGAGCTACATTGACAATTACTGCGACGATGACCAGCTTGAATCAACTCTCGCTAAGTCTAACGTCT encodes the following:
- a CDS encoding DUF262 domain-containing protein — translated: MANTDSQTLSGLVTGDKRFEIPPYQRNYSWESEQVDDLWSDLIEAVEMDRDHYIGTFLLMEEERDDETVLQIIDGQQRITTLIILLFELQERLDEFGEEITARKIRGEYIARYGTQKLTLAGDDETFYERKILENMADDDRSGQNEVSVSDVDTDSPSQERLLEAKQMLRSRLEEGVPDQIPHDEPSVFYRDLYETVKSLPLLEYSVESRSEAARIFQTVNDRGKDLTALEITKSYLMHRVSLLEDGAKADDLIGKIQQEFSEIYDSIENISGPSEDQIQRYHFIMWNPEWTTGWDNRYYQNHLDHVKEHFRSVSSAEEVMDYVYELETMFGRLDTLINFETKVESSRVKDRLESLFIAGRLGNFYPLLMVAYDQFKKDQVTEDQFCRLLRRIETFIVRTYIIQQKSADTGRSRAYPLSRRLYYSSTEAVPESIDPLGIEEVIGKLESYIDNYCDDDQLESTLAKSNVYKYYSGSNRLKELRLLLYAYEASLERAKEDLQFDAEKVVKSDNGRISIEHVWPQTPSDEFEEETKAQIEEHKHRLGNLALMTREDNAAKGNDPFSVKKQNFDGSKFRMLEEIFDKDDWNVDRIDVREQQILREIRERWPNGSNSE